One window of the Balaenoptera ricei isolate mBalRic1 chromosome X, mBalRic1.hap2, whole genome shotgun sequence genome contains the following:
- the IQSEC2 gene encoding IQ motif and SEC7 domain-containing protein 2 isoform X3 yields MKLTPSGRLAESSVEGDAPGSDLSTAVDSPGSQPPYRLSQLPPTSSHMGGPPAGVGLPWAQRARLQPASVALRKQEEEEIKRSKALSDSYELSTDLQDKKVEMLERKYGGSFLSRRAARTIQTAFRQYRMNKNFERLRSSASESRMSRRIILSNMRMQFSFEEYEKAQNPAYFEGKPASLDEGAMAGARSHRLERGLPYGGSCGGGIDGGGSSVTTSGEFSNDITELEDSFSKQVKSLAESIDEALNCHPSGPMSEEPGSAQLEKRESKEQQEDSSATSFSDLPLYLDDPVPPPSPERLPSTEPPPQGRPEFWAPAPLPPVPPPVPPGTREDGSREEGTRRGPGCLECRDFRLRAAHLPLLTIEPPSDSSVDLSDRSDRGSVHRQLVYEADGCSPHGTLKHKGPPGRAPIPHRHYPAPEGPAPAPPGPLPPAPNSGTGPSGVAGGRRLGKCEAAGENSDGGDNESLESSSNSNETINCSSGSSSRDSLREPPATGLCKQTYQRETRHSWDSPAFNNDVVQRRHYRIGLNLFNKKPEKGIQYLIERGFLSDTPVGVAHFILERKGLSRQMIGEFLGNRQKQFNRDVLDCVVDEMDFSSMDLDDALRKFQSHIRVQGEAQKVERLIEAFSQRYCVCNPALVRQFRNPDTIFILAFAIILLNTDMYSPSVKAERKMKLDDFIKNLRGVDNGEDIPRDLLVGIYQRIQGRELRTNDDHVSQVQAVERMIVGKKPVLSLPHRRLVCCCQLYEVPDPNRPQRLGLHQREVFLFNDLLVVTKIFQKKKILVTYSFRQSFPLVEMHMQLFQNSYYQFGIKLLSAVPGGERKVLIIFNAPSLQDRLRFTSDLRESIAEVQEMEKYRVESELEKQKGMMRPNASQPGGAKDSVNGTLARSSLEDTYGAGDGLKRGALSSSLRDLSDAGVCY; encoded by the exons TGTGGAGGGTGATGCCCCAGGCAGTGACCTGAGCACAGCGGTTGATAGTCCCGGGAGCCAACCCCCCTACCGGCTGAGCCAGCTGCCCCCCACCAGCAGCCACATGGGGGGCCCCCCTGCTGGGGTGGGCCTTCCCTGGGCTCAGCGGGCTCGCCTCCAGCCAGCCAGTGTTGCCCTGAGGaagcaggaagaagaggagataaAGCGCTCCAAGGCCCTGTCGGACAGCTATGAACTCTCCACGGACCTGCAGGACAAGAAG gtggaaatgctggagaggaagtATGGGGGCTCCTTCCTGAGCCGCAGGGCTGCCAGGACCATCCAGACGGCCTTCCGCCAGTACCGCATGAACAAGAACTTTGAGCGGCTCCGCAGCTCAGCTTCAGAGAGCCGCATGTCCCGCCGCATCATCCTTTCCAACATGCGGATGCAGTTCTCCTTTGAGGAATATGAGAAGGCACAGAACCCCGCGTACTTCGAGGGCAAGCCTGCCTCGCTGGACGAGGGTGCCATGGCTGGTGCCCGGAGCCACCGGCTTGAACGGGGGCTCCCATATGGGGGCTCCTGTGGAGGGGGCATCGATGGTGGGGGAAGCTCCGTCACCACATCTGGAGAGTTTTCTAATGATATCACAGAGCTTGAGGACTCCTTCTCCAAACAG GTAAAGTCTCTGGCTGAATCCATTGACGAGGCCTTGAACTGCCACCCATCGGGGCCCATGTCTGAGGAGCCAGGGTCAGCCCAGCTGGAGAAGCGAGAGTCGAAGGAACAGCAAGAGGACAGCTCGGCCACATCCTTCAGTGACCTTCCCCTCTACTTGGATGACCCAGTTCCCCCACCATCCCCTGAGCGActgcccagcacagagcccccaccccagggccgGCCTGAGTTCTGGGCACCTGCCCCTCTCCCACCAGTTCCTCCACCAGTGCCACCAGGGACCCGGGAAGATGGTAGCCGTGAGGAAGGCACTCGCAGGGGTCCTGGGTGCTTGGAATGTCGGGATTTCCGGCTGCGAGCTGCCCACCTTCCCCTGCTTACTATTGAGCCTCCTAGTGACAGCTCCGTGGACCTGAGTGACCGCTCAGATCGCGGCTCTGTCCACCGTCAGCTCGTGTATGAGGCTGATGGCTGCAGCCCCCATGGGACCCTGAAGCACAAGGGGCCACCAGGCAGGGCCCCGATCCCACACCGCCACTACCCAGCCCCGGagggcccagccccagccccgccaGGGCCCCTGCCACCAGCCCCCAACAGTGGCACTGGGCCCAGTGGTGTGGCTGGGGGTCGGAGGTTGGGGAAGTGCGAGGCAGCAGGCGAAAACTCTGATGGTGGAGATAACGAGAGCCTTGAGAGCTCCAGCAATTCCAACGAGACCATCAACTGCAGCTCTGGCTCCTCTTCGCGGGACAGCCTGAGGGAGCCTCCAGCCACCGGCCTGTGCAAGCAGACTTACCAGCGGGAGACCAGGCACAGCTGGGACTCGCCAGCCTTCAACAACGACGTGGTGCAGAGGCGGCACTACCGAATCGGCctcaacctcttcaataa GAAGCCAGAGAAGGGTATCCAGTATCTGATCGAGCGGGGCTTCCTGTCAGACACGCCGGTGGGAGTGGCTCACTTCATCCTGGAACGGAAAGGCCTGAGCCGGCAGATGATAGGGGAATTCCTAGGGAACCGGCAGAAGCAGTTCAACAGAGACGTGTTGGA CTGTGTGGTGGATGAGATGGACTTCTCCTCCATGGATTTGGATGACGCACTCCGGAAGTTCCAATCCCATATCCGGGTTCAGGGTGAGGCCCAGAAGGTGGAACGACTCATCGAAGCCTTCAG CCAGCGGTACTGTGTGTGTAACCCAGCTCTCGTGCGCCAGTTCCGGAATCCAGACACCATTTTCATCCTTGCTTTTGCCATCATCCTTCTCAATACCGATATGTACAGTCCCAGCGTCAAGGCTGAACGCAAGATGAAACTAGATGACTTCATCAAGAACCTGAGAG GGGTTGACAACGGTGAAGACATCCCCCGAGACCTCCTGGTGGGTATTTACCAGCGCATCCAGGGGCGCGAGCTGCGGACCAACGATGACCACGTGTCCCAGGTGCAGGCTGTGGAGCGCATGATTGTGGGCAAGAAACCG GTCCTGTCTCTTCCTCACCGTCGACTGGTTTGCTGCTGCCAGCTCTATGAGGTGCCAGATCCAAACCGCCCACAGAGGCTAGGGTTGCATCAGCGAGAGGTCTTCCTCTTCAACGATCTCCTTGTG GTCACCAAaattttccagaagaagaagatctTGGTGACGTACAGCTTCCGTCAGTCCTTTCCCCTCGTGGAAATGCACATGCAGCTCTTCCAGAATTCAT atTACCAGTTTGGGATCAAGTTGCTGTCTGCAGTACCTGGCGGGGAGCGCAAAGTCCTCATCATCTTCAACgcccccagcctccaggaccgGCTGCGCTTCACATCCGACCTGCGAGAATCCATCGCTGAGGTGCAGGAGATGGAGAAATACCGCGTGGAGT CGGAGCTGGAGAAGCAGAAAGGTATGATGCGGCCTAACGCCTCACAGCCCGGAGGGGCCAAGGACTCGGTGAACGGCACGCTGGCCCGAAGCAGCCTGGAGGACACGTATGGGGCAGGCGATGGGCTCAAACGGGGAGCGCTCAGCAGTTCCCTGCGAGACCTCTCTGATGCAG GGGTCTGTTATTAG
- the IQSEC2 gene encoding IQ motif and SEC7 domain-containing protein 2 isoform X2 translates to MEPPGRSSRSTASHTLHQYCCPTQVLDSMKLTPSGRLAESSVEGDAPGSDLSTAVDSPGSQPPYRLSQLPPTSSHMGGPPAGVGLPWAQRARLQPASVALRKQEEEEIKRSKALSDSYELSTDLQDKKVEMLERKYGGSFLSRRAARTIQTAFRQYRMNKNFERLRSSASESRMSRRIILSNMRMQFSFEEYEKAQNPAYFEGKPASLDEGAMAGARSHRLERGLPYGGSCGGGIDGGGSSVTTSGEFSNDITELEDSFSKQVKSLAESIDEALNCHPSGPMSEEPGSAQLEKRESKEQQEDSSATSFSDLPLYLDDPVPPPSPERLPSTEPPPQGRPEFWAPAPLPPVPPPVPPGTREDGSREEGTRRGPGCLECRDFRLRAAHLPLLTIEPPSDSSVDLSDRSDRGSVHRQLVYEADGCSPHGTLKHKGPPGRAPIPHRHYPAPEGPAPAPPGPLPPAPNSGTGPSGVAGGRRLGKCEAAGENSDGGDNESLESSSNSNETINCSSGSSSRDSLREPPATGLCKQTYQRETRHSWDSPAFNNDVVQRRHYRIGLNLFNKKPEKGIQYLIERGFLSDTPVGVAHFILERKGLSRQMIGEFLGNRQKQFNRDVLDCVVDEMDFSSMDLDDALRKFQSHIRVQGEAQKVERLIEAFSQRYCVCNPALVRQFRNPDTIFILAFAIILLNTDMYSPSVKAERKMKLDDFIKNLRGVDNGEDIPRDLLVGIYQRIQGRELRTNDDHVSQVQAVERMIVGKKPVLSLPHRRLVCCCQLYEVPDPNRPQRLGLHQREVFLFNDLLVVTKIFQKKKILVTYSFRQSFPLVEMHMQLFQNSYYQFGIKLLSAVPGGERKVLIIFNAPSLQDRLRFTSDLRESIAEVQEMEKYRVESELEKQKGMMRPNASQPGGAKDSVNGTLARSSLEDTYGAGDGLKRGALSSSLRDLSDAGVCY, encoded by the exons TGTGGAGGGTGATGCCCCAGGCAGTGACCTGAGCACAGCGGTTGATAGTCCCGGGAGCCAACCCCCCTACCGGCTGAGCCAGCTGCCCCCCACCAGCAGCCACATGGGGGGCCCCCCTGCTGGGGTGGGCCTTCCCTGGGCTCAGCGGGCTCGCCTCCAGCCAGCCAGTGTTGCCCTGAGGaagcaggaagaagaggagataaAGCGCTCCAAGGCCCTGTCGGACAGCTATGAACTCTCCACGGACCTGCAGGACAAGAAG gtggaaatgctggagaggaagtATGGGGGCTCCTTCCTGAGCCGCAGGGCTGCCAGGACCATCCAGACGGCCTTCCGCCAGTACCGCATGAACAAGAACTTTGAGCGGCTCCGCAGCTCAGCTTCAGAGAGCCGCATGTCCCGCCGCATCATCCTTTCCAACATGCGGATGCAGTTCTCCTTTGAGGAATATGAGAAGGCACAGAACCCCGCGTACTTCGAGGGCAAGCCTGCCTCGCTGGACGAGGGTGCCATGGCTGGTGCCCGGAGCCACCGGCTTGAACGGGGGCTCCCATATGGGGGCTCCTGTGGAGGGGGCATCGATGGTGGGGGAAGCTCCGTCACCACATCTGGAGAGTTTTCTAATGATATCACAGAGCTTGAGGACTCCTTCTCCAAACAG GTAAAGTCTCTGGCTGAATCCATTGACGAGGCCTTGAACTGCCACCCATCGGGGCCCATGTCTGAGGAGCCAGGGTCAGCCCAGCTGGAGAAGCGAGAGTCGAAGGAACAGCAAGAGGACAGCTCGGCCACATCCTTCAGTGACCTTCCCCTCTACTTGGATGACCCAGTTCCCCCACCATCCCCTGAGCGActgcccagcacagagcccccaccccagggccgGCCTGAGTTCTGGGCACCTGCCCCTCTCCCACCAGTTCCTCCACCAGTGCCACCAGGGACCCGGGAAGATGGTAGCCGTGAGGAAGGCACTCGCAGGGGTCCTGGGTGCTTGGAATGTCGGGATTTCCGGCTGCGAGCTGCCCACCTTCCCCTGCTTACTATTGAGCCTCCTAGTGACAGCTCCGTGGACCTGAGTGACCGCTCAGATCGCGGCTCTGTCCACCGTCAGCTCGTGTATGAGGCTGATGGCTGCAGCCCCCATGGGACCCTGAAGCACAAGGGGCCACCAGGCAGGGCCCCGATCCCACACCGCCACTACCCAGCCCCGGagggcccagccccagccccgccaGGGCCCCTGCCACCAGCCCCCAACAGTGGCACTGGGCCCAGTGGTGTGGCTGGGGGTCGGAGGTTGGGGAAGTGCGAGGCAGCAGGCGAAAACTCTGATGGTGGAGATAACGAGAGCCTTGAGAGCTCCAGCAATTCCAACGAGACCATCAACTGCAGCTCTGGCTCCTCTTCGCGGGACAGCCTGAGGGAGCCTCCAGCCACCGGCCTGTGCAAGCAGACTTACCAGCGGGAGACCAGGCACAGCTGGGACTCGCCAGCCTTCAACAACGACGTGGTGCAGAGGCGGCACTACCGAATCGGCctcaacctcttcaataa GAAGCCAGAGAAGGGTATCCAGTATCTGATCGAGCGGGGCTTCCTGTCAGACACGCCGGTGGGAGTGGCTCACTTCATCCTGGAACGGAAAGGCCTGAGCCGGCAGATGATAGGGGAATTCCTAGGGAACCGGCAGAAGCAGTTCAACAGAGACGTGTTGGA CTGTGTGGTGGATGAGATGGACTTCTCCTCCATGGATTTGGATGACGCACTCCGGAAGTTCCAATCCCATATCCGGGTTCAGGGTGAGGCCCAGAAGGTGGAACGACTCATCGAAGCCTTCAG CCAGCGGTACTGTGTGTGTAACCCAGCTCTCGTGCGCCAGTTCCGGAATCCAGACACCATTTTCATCCTTGCTTTTGCCATCATCCTTCTCAATACCGATATGTACAGTCCCAGCGTCAAGGCTGAACGCAAGATGAAACTAGATGACTTCATCAAGAACCTGAGAG GGGTTGACAACGGTGAAGACATCCCCCGAGACCTCCTGGTGGGTATTTACCAGCGCATCCAGGGGCGCGAGCTGCGGACCAACGATGACCACGTGTCCCAGGTGCAGGCTGTGGAGCGCATGATTGTGGGCAAGAAACCG GTCCTGTCTCTTCCTCACCGTCGACTGGTTTGCTGCTGCCAGCTCTATGAGGTGCCAGATCCAAACCGCCCACAGAGGCTAGGGTTGCATCAGCGAGAGGTCTTCCTCTTCAACGATCTCCTTGTG GTCACCAAaattttccagaagaagaagatctTGGTGACGTACAGCTTCCGTCAGTCCTTTCCCCTCGTGGAAATGCACATGCAGCTCTTCCAGAATTCAT atTACCAGTTTGGGATCAAGTTGCTGTCTGCAGTACCTGGCGGGGAGCGCAAAGTCCTCATCATCTTCAACgcccccagcctccaggaccgGCTGCGCTTCACATCCGACCTGCGAGAATCCATCGCTGAGGTGCAGGAGATGGAGAAATACCGCGTGGAGT CGGAGCTGGAGAAGCAGAAAGGTATGATGCGGCCTAACGCCTCACAGCCCGGAGGGGCCAAGGACTCGGTGAACGGCACGCTGGCCCGAAGCAGCCTGGAGGACACGTATGGGGCAGGCGATGGGCTCAAACGGGGAGCGCTCAGCAGTTCCCTGCGAGACCTCTCTGATGCAG GGGTCTGTTATTAG
- the IQSEC2 gene encoding IQ motif and SEC7 domain-containing protein 2 isoform X4, translating into MEPPGRSSSVEGDAPGSDLSTAVDSPGSQPPYRLSQLPPTSSHMGGPPAGVGLPWAQRARLQPASVALRKQEEEEIKRSKALSDSYELSTDLQDKKVEMLERKYGGSFLSRRAARTIQTAFRQYRMNKNFERLRSSASESRMSRRIILSNMRMQFSFEEYEKAQNPAYFEGKPASLDEGAMAGARSHRLERGLPYGGSCGGGIDGGGSSVTTSGEFSNDITELEDSFSKQVKSLAESIDEALNCHPSGPMSEEPGSAQLEKRESKEQQEDSSATSFSDLPLYLDDPVPPPSPERLPSTEPPPQGRPEFWAPAPLPPVPPPVPPGTREDGSREEGTRRGPGCLECRDFRLRAAHLPLLTIEPPSDSSVDLSDRSDRGSVHRQLVYEADGCSPHGTLKHKGPPGRAPIPHRHYPAPEGPAPAPPGPLPPAPNSGTGPSGVAGGRRLGKCEAAGENSDGGDNESLESSSNSNETINCSSGSSSRDSLREPPATGLCKQTYQRETRHSWDSPAFNNDVVQRRHYRIGLNLFNKKPEKGIQYLIERGFLSDTPVGVAHFILERKGLSRQMIGEFLGNRQKQFNRDVLDCVVDEMDFSSMDLDDALRKFQSHIRVQGEAQKVERLIEAFSQRYCVCNPALVRQFRNPDTIFILAFAIILLNTDMYSPSVKAERKMKLDDFIKNLRGVDNGEDIPRDLLVGIYQRIQGRELRTNDDHVSQVQAVERMIVGKKPVLSLPHRRLVCCCQLYEVPDPNRPQRLGLHQREVFLFNDLLVVTKIFQKKKILVTYSFRQSFPLVEMHMQLFQNSYYQFGIKLLSAVPGGERKVLIIFNAPSLQDRLRFTSDLRESIAEVQEMEKYRVESELEKQKGMMRPNASQPGGAKDSVNGTLARSSLEDTYGAGDGLKRGALSSSLRDLSDAGVCY; encoded by the exons TGTGGAGGGTGATGCCCCAGGCAGTGACCTGAGCACAGCGGTTGATAGTCCCGGGAGCCAACCCCCCTACCGGCTGAGCCAGCTGCCCCCCACCAGCAGCCACATGGGGGGCCCCCCTGCTGGGGTGGGCCTTCCCTGGGCTCAGCGGGCTCGCCTCCAGCCAGCCAGTGTTGCCCTGAGGaagcaggaagaagaggagataaAGCGCTCCAAGGCCCTGTCGGACAGCTATGAACTCTCCACGGACCTGCAGGACAAGAAG gtggaaatgctggagaggaagtATGGGGGCTCCTTCCTGAGCCGCAGGGCTGCCAGGACCATCCAGACGGCCTTCCGCCAGTACCGCATGAACAAGAACTTTGAGCGGCTCCGCAGCTCAGCTTCAGAGAGCCGCATGTCCCGCCGCATCATCCTTTCCAACATGCGGATGCAGTTCTCCTTTGAGGAATATGAGAAGGCACAGAACCCCGCGTACTTCGAGGGCAAGCCTGCCTCGCTGGACGAGGGTGCCATGGCTGGTGCCCGGAGCCACCGGCTTGAACGGGGGCTCCCATATGGGGGCTCCTGTGGAGGGGGCATCGATGGTGGGGGAAGCTCCGTCACCACATCTGGAGAGTTTTCTAATGATATCACAGAGCTTGAGGACTCCTTCTCCAAACAG GTAAAGTCTCTGGCTGAATCCATTGACGAGGCCTTGAACTGCCACCCATCGGGGCCCATGTCTGAGGAGCCAGGGTCAGCCCAGCTGGAGAAGCGAGAGTCGAAGGAACAGCAAGAGGACAGCTCGGCCACATCCTTCAGTGACCTTCCCCTCTACTTGGATGACCCAGTTCCCCCACCATCCCCTGAGCGActgcccagcacagagcccccaccccagggccgGCCTGAGTTCTGGGCACCTGCCCCTCTCCCACCAGTTCCTCCACCAGTGCCACCAGGGACCCGGGAAGATGGTAGCCGTGAGGAAGGCACTCGCAGGGGTCCTGGGTGCTTGGAATGTCGGGATTTCCGGCTGCGAGCTGCCCACCTTCCCCTGCTTACTATTGAGCCTCCTAGTGACAGCTCCGTGGACCTGAGTGACCGCTCAGATCGCGGCTCTGTCCACCGTCAGCTCGTGTATGAGGCTGATGGCTGCAGCCCCCATGGGACCCTGAAGCACAAGGGGCCACCAGGCAGGGCCCCGATCCCACACCGCCACTACCCAGCCCCGGagggcccagccccagccccgccaGGGCCCCTGCCACCAGCCCCCAACAGTGGCACTGGGCCCAGTGGTGTGGCTGGGGGTCGGAGGTTGGGGAAGTGCGAGGCAGCAGGCGAAAACTCTGATGGTGGAGATAACGAGAGCCTTGAGAGCTCCAGCAATTCCAACGAGACCATCAACTGCAGCTCTGGCTCCTCTTCGCGGGACAGCCTGAGGGAGCCTCCAGCCACCGGCCTGTGCAAGCAGACTTACCAGCGGGAGACCAGGCACAGCTGGGACTCGCCAGCCTTCAACAACGACGTGGTGCAGAGGCGGCACTACCGAATCGGCctcaacctcttcaataa GAAGCCAGAGAAGGGTATCCAGTATCTGATCGAGCGGGGCTTCCTGTCAGACACGCCGGTGGGAGTGGCTCACTTCATCCTGGAACGGAAAGGCCTGAGCCGGCAGATGATAGGGGAATTCCTAGGGAACCGGCAGAAGCAGTTCAACAGAGACGTGTTGGA CTGTGTGGTGGATGAGATGGACTTCTCCTCCATGGATTTGGATGACGCACTCCGGAAGTTCCAATCCCATATCCGGGTTCAGGGTGAGGCCCAGAAGGTGGAACGACTCATCGAAGCCTTCAG CCAGCGGTACTGTGTGTGTAACCCAGCTCTCGTGCGCCAGTTCCGGAATCCAGACACCATTTTCATCCTTGCTTTTGCCATCATCCTTCTCAATACCGATATGTACAGTCCCAGCGTCAAGGCTGAACGCAAGATGAAACTAGATGACTTCATCAAGAACCTGAGAG GGGTTGACAACGGTGAAGACATCCCCCGAGACCTCCTGGTGGGTATTTACCAGCGCATCCAGGGGCGCGAGCTGCGGACCAACGATGACCACGTGTCCCAGGTGCAGGCTGTGGAGCGCATGATTGTGGGCAAGAAACCG GTCCTGTCTCTTCCTCACCGTCGACTGGTTTGCTGCTGCCAGCTCTATGAGGTGCCAGATCCAAACCGCCCACAGAGGCTAGGGTTGCATCAGCGAGAGGTCTTCCTCTTCAACGATCTCCTTGTG GTCACCAAaattttccagaagaagaagatctTGGTGACGTACAGCTTCCGTCAGTCCTTTCCCCTCGTGGAAATGCACATGCAGCTCTTCCAGAATTCAT atTACCAGTTTGGGATCAAGTTGCTGTCTGCAGTACCTGGCGGGGAGCGCAAAGTCCTCATCATCTTCAACgcccccagcctccaggaccgGCTGCGCTTCACATCCGACCTGCGAGAATCCATCGCTGAGGTGCAGGAGATGGAGAAATACCGCGTGGAGT CGGAGCTGGAGAAGCAGAAAGGTATGATGCGGCCTAACGCCTCACAGCCCGGAGGGGCCAAGGACTCGGTGAACGGCACGCTGGCCCGAAGCAGCCTGGAGGACACGTATGGGGCAGGCGATGGGCTCAAACGGGGAGCGCTCAGCAGTTCCCTGCGAGACCTCTCTGATGCAG GGGTCTGTTATTAG